The Armatimonadota bacterium genomic sequence GGTAGCCTCGCCCAGATCCCCGCCATCCGGGAAGGGGAGTCACGGGCCTGTTCCGCCCTGCTCTCCCAACGCCTCCGCGAGCACCCCCTGTACGCGGATCTCGTGGTCCTCAGCCCGGACGGAAAGCCTCGGTGTGCGGCCAAGCCACTGGAACCCACGGGGGTGGGCCGTGAACTCGCTCCGGACGTCCTGCGCACCCGACGCTTCGTGACCGGACGGTTCTCAAGGGTCACACCCCATAGACCCGTAGCCCTCCTCGGCCATCCCCTGATGGACGCCCGCGGGCGGACCCAAGGAGCCCTTGTGGCGGCGATGGATCTCGGTCGGTTGGCTGCCCTCCTGGCCCACCGGGTTCTCCCGGAGGAGGCATCCCTGCTCCTCCTCGACACCCGGGGCACAGTACTGGCCCACTCCCGAGATCCCGAATCCGTAGGACGGAGGGCGCTGGAAGCGTCGCAGATCCCGCAAGCGGCGGGGGGTGATGGGTCCGGAGTCATCGAAACCACGGGGCCGGACGGCACCCGGTACCTGCTGGCCCATGCCCCCTTCCGGTTCGGAGAGGATCGGGAGGGGGCCGTCCAGCTCGTGATCCGCGTGCCCGCTGATCGGATCCACGCAGCGGCCGGTCAAGTTTTCCGCCGTGGGTTGGTGTGGCTGGGAATCGTGGCAGGACTCGTCGGGGGGATCGTGTGGGGACTTAGCGATCGCGTGGTGGTCCGTCCCATTGGCAGTCTTGTGGCGACCGCACGGCGGATCGCGGCGGGGGACTTCTCCGCCCGTGCCCTGCTCTCCTCCCCCCTCCCGGGGTTCGAGGAGCTGCGCCAGGCGTTCGAGGAGATGAGCCGGGCTCTAGAAGCACGGGAGCGGGAGCGCGGGGAGATGGAGGAAGGCCTGCGTCTCCTGTCCTCGCTCGCACAAACCGTGGCCGGGGCTCCGGACTTCGACACGGCCTTGCATGCCACCCTCCGGATCGTGTGCGAGGCCGCGGGGTGGGCCCTGGGCGAGGCCTGGATGCCCTCCTCCGACGGTAGGCGGCTCGAGTGGCGAGGAGCCTATACGACCCGGGAGGGGCTGGAGCGGTTCGCGGAGAATAGCCGCGCGTTCACCTTCGGCCCGGGAGCGGGCCTTCCCGGCCGCGTGTGGACCTCGCGGAGGCCCCTGTGGATCCCGGATGTGACGCAGGACCCCAGTTTTCCCCGCGAACCCCTCGCCCGCGAGTTCGGGCTCAGGGCCGCGGTGGGGGTTCCCGTGCTGGCGGAGGACTTCGTGGTGGCGGTTCTGTGCTTCTTCCTAACAGAAGTGCAGGAGGAGGACGAGCGGAAGGTGGCCCTGATCTCCGCAGCCGCGGCGCAGCTCGGAACCGCCTTCCAGCGCAGGGCGGCCGAACAGGCCCTGGTGGCCAGCGAGGCCCGCTACCGGCTTCTGGTGGAGCACACCCCCTTCGGGTACGGCATCGTACAGGACGGAAAGTGGGTGTTCCTGAACTGGACCGGCGCCCGGATGCTGGGCGCTGAGCGGCCCGAGGAGGTCGTGGGGCAGGAGGTGGCGGAGTTCGTCCACCCCGCCTTCCGACAGCGGGAACAGGAGCGCATGAGCCGGGCGCTGCGGGACCGACAGCCCGCACCACCCGAGGAGACACGGTTCATCCGGCCGGATGGGAGTAGCCTTGAGGTGGAGATCACGGAGATCCCCCTGGTCCACGAAGGGAAGCCGGCCGTGCAGGTGATCTTTCAGGACATCTCCGAACGAAAGGAGCGGGGACGGTTGGTCCAGGCGGAGGCGCTGGTGGCCGAAGCCCTCCGAGACACCCTGGAACCGGTGTC encodes the following:
- a CDS encoding GAF domain-containing protein produces the protein MTRSGLAIQARLLLVVFLAFLPPLGLLLAQATGERRMVVEAFRREMLVLTRTVAHQADLVVEGARQFLGSLAQIPAIREGESRACSALLSQRLREHPLYADLVVLSPDGKPRCAAKPLEPTGVGRELAPDVLRTRRFVTGRFSRVTPHRPVALLGHPLMDARGRTQGALVAAMDLGRLAALLAHRVLPEEASLLLLDTRGTVLAHSRDPESVGRRALEASQIPQAAGGDGSGVIETTGPDGTRYLLAHAPFRFGEDREGAVQLVIRVPADRIHAAAGQVFRRGLVWLGIVAGLVGGIVWGLSDRVVVRPIGSLVATARRIAAGDFSARALLSSPLPGFEELRQAFEEMSRALEARERERGEMEEGLRLLSSLAQTVAGAPDFDTALHATLRIVCEAAGWALGEAWMPSSDGRRLEWRGAYTTREGLERFAENSRAFTFGPGAGLPGRVWTSRRPLWIPDVTQDPSFPREPLAREFGLRAAVGVPVLAEDFVVAVLCFFLTEVQEEDERKVALISAAAAQLGTAFQRRAAEQALVASEARYRLLVEHTPFGYGIVQDGKWVFLNWTGARMLGAERPEEVVGQEVAEFVHPAFRQREQERMSRALRDRQPAPPEETRFIRPDGSSLEVEITEIPLVHEGKPAVQVIFQDISERKERGRLVQAEALVAEALRDTLEPVSLLERVLQAALQMVPGAEGGFVAVAREDGSLRIRAVHSNRGAQQPGSEVREGKLPDSYRVLEEVLRTPHPTIVDPLPHEPGTSREVPLPRSMAIVPLRTGRHFVGVLALESSRPQAFGEEDLRVLSTMASPLTLVLENAHLLEETARRLRQVQALRNIDLAITASLDPRVTMRVLLEEVTIQLGVDAAAVLLLDPNTLELACAAHRGFRSSLLERSRVRMGSCYAGRAALHRRIYTLTDLPGPEDPARQQLLQEEGFRAYYAAPMISRGRVLGVLETYHRREVEADGDWLEMLEALAGQAAIAVDNARLFDDLERSNLRLQLAYEATIEGWARALELREQATGAHTQRVADLTVRVARRLGVPEPEIVHLRRGAILHDVGKIAVPDHILLKPGPLTEEEWAVMRRHPEYAYELLSPIEYLRPALDIPYAHHERWDGSGYPRGLAGEEIPLGARIFAVVDVYDALISDRPYRRALSQEEAVAYLQEQAGRQFDPRVVEAFLQVLEEEMERPRPEGPSP